A single genomic interval of Polaribacter vadi harbors:
- a CDS encoding universal stress protein yields MKKILIPIEFKNNSDKVIEYAVHLHKNEACAFYLLNTYSLNISGLQALNFLKASKDWFEKPKQKSEKGLVILVDKYSAIYKEHKHQFYALSECESLIRGIQKTIENLKIDLIIMATKAKKEKCFDKYATNTERIIENIRKCPLIIMPENQTIE; encoded by the coding sequence ATGAAAAAAATTTTAATACCTATAGAATTTAAAAACAATAGTGATAAAGTTATAGAATATGCTGTTCATTTACACAAAAATGAAGCCTGTGCTTTTTATCTTTTAAATACATATTCTTTAAATATTTCTGGTTTACAAGCTTTAAATTTTTTAAAAGCTAGTAAAGATTGGTTTGAAAAACCAAAACAAAAATCTGAAAAAGGTTTAGTTATTTTAGTTGATAAATATTCAGCGATTTATAAAGAGCATAAACATCAATTTTACGCACTATCTGAATGTGAAAGCCTAATAAGAGGAATTCAAAAAACAATTGAAAACCTTAAAATAGATTTAATTATAATGGCTACAAAAGCTAAAAAAGAAAAATGTTTTGACAAATATGCCACAAACACAGAAAGAATTATCGAGAATATTAGAAAATGTCCATTGATAATTATGCCTGAAAATCAAACGATTGAATAA
- a CDS encoding DUF3857 domain-containing protein gives MKKYLLILFLVSFKVAFAQQAPFFKSYDWEQNPSYNVTNKDESLIALKEKVVTEFYFEGESLVEYFLEHKVLWLNSDDAIEDYNKVYLPFSSESELQINKARVINPKGDIIDLDASKILTAQDEETGRTYKYFAFEGITKGSFIEYIYVAKKNPSYMGKRLDLQSSYHKNKVEFDLFSPANLVFKFKNFNDLPAVVEDTTTVKKYHYKLHVKNLQKLEDETLSAYDAQRGFIVYKLDKNTANNANNIVSYNKVSQNLYSFYYPDYNENTKKLIYKFIENLKLPENADEETKARKIDFVIKTAIFSSDVNGEDLQNLDEVLTKKVANETGVLKLYIALLRTLNIKHELVLTSDRNNLKFDKEFEANNFLTDFLIYFPKTKKYLSPNSEGTRYGFPDPFKTDTYGLFIKEVTVGDFKSAIGKIKYIQPVKAAENFDTMLVDIKFNEEDLTENIIHFERSFNGYYAMNIQPYTNLIVGDKREELIDGIFESVSKNIEISSRKIVNEDPELFGVKPIKFIADFTSEDFVEKAGRKYLFKLGQLIGGQMQLYQEKERVLPLENEFQRSYFRTLNIEIPAGYKITNLEDINIDNVYSEKGKELFSFKSYYTLKDNILTITADEHYRKNIVKVALYEEYRKVINSAADFNKIVLLLEKE, from the coding sequence ATGAAAAAATATCTATTAATCCTTTTTTTAGTTAGTTTTAAAGTCGCTTTTGCACAACAAGCACCTTTTTTTAAAAGCTATGATTGGGAGCAAAATCCAAGTTATAACGTTACAAACAAAGATGAAAGTTTAATCGCTTTAAAAGAAAAAGTAGTTACAGAGTTTTATTTTGAAGGCGAAAGTTTAGTAGAATATTTTTTAGAGCATAAAGTCTTGTGGTTAAATTCAGATGATGCCATTGAAGATTATAACAAGGTTTATTTACCTTTTTCATCAGAATCTGAGCTACAAATAAACAAAGCCAGAGTTATCAATCCAAAAGGAGATATTATCGACTTAGACGCTTCTAAAATCCTTACAGCACAAGATGAAGAAACTGGGAGAACTTATAAATATTTTGCTTTTGAAGGAATTACAAAAGGTAGTTTTATCGAATATATTTATGTAGCAAAAAAAAATCCCTCTTACATGGGTAAAAGATTGGATTTACAATCTTCTTATCACAAAAATAAGGTTGAGTTCGATCTATTCTCGCCAGCCAATTTAGTGTTTAAATTTAAAAATTTTAATGATTTACCAGCAGTTGTAGAAGATACAACTACAGTTAAAAAATATCACTATAAATTACACGTAAAAAACTTGCAAAAATTAGAGGATGAAACTCTTTCAGCTTATGATGCCCAAAGAGGTTTTATAGTTTATAAACTTGATAAAAACACTGCAAATAATGCAAATAATATTGTTTCTTACAATAAGGTTTCTCAAAATTTGTACAGTTTTTATTATCCAGATTACAATGAAAATACAAAAAAGTTAATTTATAAATTTATAGAAAATTTAAAGTTGCCTGAAAATGCAGATGAAGAAACAAAAGCTAGAAAAATAGATTTTGTAATTAAAACGGCTATTTTTTCTTCGGATGTAAATGGGGAAGATTTACAAAATTTAGATGAGGTGCTAACCAAAAAAGTAGCGAATGAAACTGGTGTCTTAAAACTCTATATTGCGTTATTAAGAACTCTAAATATTAAGCACGAACTTGTTTTAACAAGTGATAGAAATAATTTGAAATTCGATAAAGAGTTTGAAGCAAATAACTTTTTGACAGATTTTTTAATCTATTTTCCAAAAACAAAAAAATACCTTTCTCCTAATTCGGAAGGCACAAGATATGGTTTCCCAGATCCTTTTAAAACAGATACATATGGTTTGTTTATTAAAGAAGTAACTGTTGGCGATTTTAAATCTGCCATTGGCAAAATCAAATATATTCAGCCAGTAAAAGCTGCTGAAAATTTTGATACAATGTTAGTAGATATTAAATTTAATGAAGAAGATTTAACTGAAAATATAATTCATTTTGAAAGATCTTTTAATGGCTATTATGCTATGAATATTCAGCCTTACACCAATTTAATTGTAGGTGATAAGAGAGAAGAATTAATAGATGGTATTTTTGAAAGTGTAAGTAAAAATATAGAAATTAGTTCTCGAAAAATAGTAAATGAAGACCCAGAATTATTTGGTGTAAAACCAATAAAGTTTATTGCAGATTTTACATCCGAAGATTTTGTGGAAAAAGCAGGAAGAAAATACTTGTTTAAATTAGGGCAATTAATTGGTGGGCAAATGCAATTATATCAAGAAAAAGAAAGAGTTTTACCTTTAGAGAATGAGTTTCAAAGAAGTTATTTTAGAACCTTGAATATAGAAATTCCAGCTGGCTATAAAATAACAAATTTAGAGGATATTAATATTGATAATGTTTATTCAGAAAAAGGGAAAGAACTATTTTCTTTCAAATCTTATTACACTTTAAAAGATAATATTTTAACAATTACTGCAGATGAACATTATAGAAAAAATATTGTAAAAGTAGCTTTGTATGAAGAATACAGAAAGGTAATAAATAGTGCAGCCGATTTTAATAAGATAGTCTTATTGTTAGAAAAAGAATAA
- a CDS encoding DUF3857 domain-containing protein: MEKYTKSKLFRILLVVLLFSISEISAQFSSDFNKYSKLYPDASRVRLQQETIITIETDKDDIKITQEFLEEDLFLNESATYNSKNRLSFSSFFELGKIKASSFFYNTDKYIETEVKTFKEKDELNDSFYDDTKTLNFIYPNLQKGSKSRLEYSQIIKNPRFLSPFYFGDYFPIVKNKVTIIVDKEITLDFKQFHVKENDIKFTKEEKRKTTVYTWLQENKAEYENEAGTPNHKTFLPHIVPIITSYKSKKETKKILGDVSDLYNWYYSLVENVNVEPANAELVQLVNEITADKKTELEKVKAIYYWAQQNIKYIAFEYALGGFIPRESNEVFRKKYGDCKDNSSILYRMLEIAGIKGNLTWIGTRSIPYTYKEVPTPIVDNHMILSYENNGKTYYLDATGRYIKFGIPTSFIQGKEALVSYGKDFKIKKVPVIEAKENAIIDTTFLKIENDVVVGNSKTSIAGYTKIDFFNAIENADTDTKLKQFYNSNFFKGNNKFLVKTFSETNKYDYDKDFIVDYTFEINDYSKKLGDEIYINLNLNKDISRFKTDKKRKTAIEYEYKKYFNYITKLAIPAGYKVDYIPETVAFSNEFLTGTIQYSQTDKEIVYSQTITLNFLTLSLEEQKEVNKLIDKIEKNYKEIVVFKKL; the protein is encoded by the coding sequence ATGGAAAAATATACAAAGTCGAAACTTTTTAGAATACTTTTAGTTGTTTTACTTTTCTCAATCTCAGAAATTAGTGCTCAATTTTCTAGCGATTTTAATAAGTATAGTAAATTGTATCCTGATGCCTCAAGAGTTCGTTTGCAACAAGAAACAATTATAACAATTGAGACTGATAAGGATGACATAAAAATAACTCAAGAATTTTTAGAGGAAGATTTATTTTTGAATGAATCTGCAACTTACAACTCAAAAAATAGGTTAAGTTTTTCATCTTTTTTTGAATTAGGGAAAATAAAAGCGTCTTCTTTTTTTTATAATACAGATAAATATATTGAAACAGAAGTAAAAACATTCAAGGAAAAAGATGAGTTAAATGATTCTTTTTATGATGATACAAAAACGTTAAATTTTATTTATCCGAATTTACAAAAAGGCTCAAAATCTAGATTAGAATATTCTCAAATTATAAAAAACCCACGTTTTTTAAGCCCTTTTTACTTTGGTGATTATTTTCCAATTGTAAAAAATAAGGTAACAATTATTGTTGATAAGGAGATTACTTTAGATTTTAAGCAATTTCACGTTAAAGAAAACGACATTAAATTTACCAAAGAAGAAAAAAGAAAAACTACAGTTTATACTTGGTTACAAGAAAATAAAGCAGAATATGAAAATGAGGCTGGTACTCCAAATCACAAGACATTTTTGCCACATATTGTCCCAATAATCACTTCTTATAAATCAAAAAAAGAAACAAAAAAGATTTTAGGAGATGTCTCAGATTTGTACAATTGGTATTATTCCTTAGTAGAAAATGTTAATGTAGAACCTGCAAATGCTGAATTAGTTCAATTAGTCAACGAAATTACAGCAGATAAAAAAACAGAGTTAGAAAAAGTTAAAGCCATTTATTATTGGGCACAACAAAACATTAAATATATTGCTTTTGAATATGCACTTGGTGGTTTTATTCCAAGAGAATCTAATGAGGTTTTTAGAAAAAAATATGGTGATTGTAAAGACAATTCAAGTATTTTATATAGAATGTTAGAAATTGCTGGCATAAAAGGTAATTTAACTTGGATTGGCACAAGAAGTATTCCTTATACGTACAAAGAAGTACCAACACCAATTGTAGATAATCACATGATTCTTTCTTATGAAAACAATGGAAAAACCTATTATTTAGATGCTACAGGAAGGTATATTAAGTTTGGTATACCAACTTCATTCATCCAAGGAAAAGAGGCATTAGTTTCTTATGGAAAAGATTTTAAAATCAAAAAAGTACCTGTAATTGAAGCCAAAGAAAACGCAATTATAGATACTACTTTCCTGAAAATTGAAAATGATGTTGTTGTTGGTAATTCTAAAACATCAATAGCAGGCTATACAAAAATTGATTTTTTTAATGCTATAGAAAATGCAGATACAGATACAAAACTAAAACAATTTTACAACAGCAATTTTTTTAAAGGAAATAACAAGTTTTTAGTAAAAACTTTTAGTGAAACTAATAAGTACGATTATGATAAAGATTTTATAGTCGATTATACTTTTGAAATTAATGATTACTCGAAAAAATTGGGAGATGAAATTTACATCAATCTAAATTTAAACAAAGATATTTCTAGGTTTAAAACTGATAAAAAAAGAAAAACTGCTATAGAATATGAGTATAAAAAATACTTTAATTATATCACCAAATTAGCAATTCCAGCAGGTTATAAAGTAGATTATATTCCAGAAACAGTAGCTTTTTCGAATGAATTTTTAACAGGAACTATACAATATAGTCAAACAGATAAAGAAATTGTCTATAGCCAAACAATTACGTTAAACTTTTTAACCTTAAGTTTAGAAGAACAAAAAGAAGTAAATAAATTAATTGATAAAATTGAAAAGAACTACAAAGAAATAGTAGTTTTCAAAAAATTATAA
- a CDS encoding rhodanese-like domain-containing protein: MKPVIYFLLMSVFFINCDKKQQVESITTLELKELLATKNIQLMDVRTPEEIKEGFIETAVFANYFEEDFKTKASNLLDKNKTVYLYCRSGNRSEKAGVILKEEGFNVIHVLGGFNQWKKEN, encoded by the coding sequence ATGAAACCTGTAATTTATTTTTTGTTGATGAGCGTTTTTTTTATCAATTGTGATAAAAAACAACAAGTAGAAAGTATTACAACTTTAGAACTTAAAGAATTATTAGCAACTAAAAATATTCAATTGATGGATGTTAGAACCCCAGAAGAAATAAAGGAAGGTTTTATAGAAACTGCAGTTTTTGCTAATTATTTTGAGGAAGATTTTAAAACGAAAGCAAGCAATCTACTAGACAAAAATAAAACAGTGTATTTGTATTGCAGGTCTGGAAATAGAAGCGAAAAAGCAGGTGTTATTTTAAAAGAAGAAGGTTTTAACGTAATTCATGTTTTAGGTGGTTTTAACCAATGGAAAAAAGAAAATTAA
- a CDS encoding MBL fold metallo-hydrolase — MIIEQIYTGCLAQGAYYIESNGEVAIIDPLREVQDYINRAAKNNSKIKYIFETHFHADFVSGHVTLAEKTGAKIVFGPTAKTNFDAIIAEDHQVFKVGDLKITVLHTPGHTMESSCYLLKDKNGKDHALFSGDTLFLGDVGRPDLAQKGALTQEDLAGLLFDSLRNKVMPLADDVIVYPAHGAGSACGKNLSKETVGTIGNQKETNYALRANMTKAEFIKEVTEGLLPPPAYFPLNVQMNREGYKSIDDVIKNSAKPLSVKEFEFMANDTNAVILDVRHQTEFIKGFIPQSIFIGIDGGFAPWVGALIKDTKQPILLVVPEGREEDTITRLSRVGFDNVLGYLEGSFASWQNANKEIDTLRSVSADVLGDKIKENAIVFDVRKPGEFESEHIENVPSTPLSFLNDHITEFPKKEDFYVYCGGGYRSVIASSILKARGFHNVIDVAGGYAAIRNTTIKRTATVCPSTLK; from the coding sequence ATGATTATAGAACAAATTTACACAGGTTGTTTAGCACAAGGTGCTTATTATATTGAAAGTAATGGTGAAGTTGCCATTATAGATCCATTAAGAGAAGTACAAGATTATATAAATAGAGCTGCAAAAAATAATAGTAAGATCAAATATATTTTTGAAACTCATTTTCATGCAGATTTTGTGAGTGGTCATGTAACTTTAGCAGAAAAAACAGGTGCAAAAATTGTTTTTGGACCAACAGCAAAAACTAATTTTGATGCTATTATTGCAGAAGATCATCAAGTTTTTAAAGTGGGTGATCTTAAAATTACAGTGTTGCATACTCCAGGACATACTATGGAAAGTTCTTGTTATCTTTTAAAAGATAAAAACGGAAAAGACCATGCACTTTTTAGTGGAGATACGTTGTTTTTAGGTGATGTTGGTAGACCAGATTTAGCACAAAAAGGAGCTTTAACACAAGAAGATTTAGCAGGTTTATTGTTTGATAGTTTACGTAATAAAGTAATGCCTTTGGCAGATGATGTAATTGTATATCCTGCACATGGAGCTGGTTCTGCTTGTGGTAAAAACTTAAGTAAAGAAACTGTGGGTACAATTGGCAATCAAAAAGAAACCAATTATGCTTTAAGAGCAAACATGACCAAAGCTGAATTTATTAAAGAAGTTACAGAGGGTTTATTGCCTCCTCCAGCTTATTTCCCTTTAAATGTACAAATGAATAGGGAAGGTTATAAATCAATAGATGATGTGATTAAAAATAGCGCAAAACCTTTATCAGTAAAAGAATTTGAATTTATGGCAAATGATACAAATGCTGTAATCTTAGATGTTCGTCATCAAACAGAATTTATAAAAGGCTTTATTCCACAATCTATTTTTATTGGTATTGATGGTGGTTTTGCACCTTGGGTTGGTGCTTTGATTAAAGATACCAAACAGCCAATTTTATTGGTAGTTCCAGAAGGTAGGGAAGAAGATACAATTACTCGTTTGTCTAGAGTTGGTTTCGATAATGTTTTAGGATATTTAGAAGGTAGTTTTGCTTCTTGGCAGAATGCAAATAAAGAAATTGACACTTTAAGATCTGTTTCTGCAGACGTTTTAGGTGATAAAATAAAAGAAAATGCCATTGTTTTTGATGTTAGAAAACCAGGTGAATTCGAAAGTGAACATATAGAAAATGTGCCAAGTACACCTTTGTCTTTTTTAAATGATCATATAACAGAGTTCCCTAAAAAAGAAGATTTTTATGTGTATTGTGGAGGAGGCTATCGTTCAGTAATTGCATCATCAATCTTAAAAGCAAGAGGTTTCCATAACGTAATAGATGTTGCAGGTGGTTATGCAGCCATCAGAAATACAACGATTAAAAGAACGGCTACAGTTTGTCCATCAACTTTAAAATAA
- a CDS encoding SulP family inorganic anion transporter, translating to MNIKKVIPILEWLPNYNKSLFKGDLVAGITVGIVLIPQGIAYALIAGLPPIYGLYCALVPQVMYAIFGSSRQVAIGPVAMDSLIVATGVSTLALAGSESYISIAILLALLVGSIQFILGIFSLGFIVNFLSKPVITGFTSAVALIIGVNQFRNLLGVDFMQSDQIQYIIEDIWFQITNYNIHTTVIGLISVSIIIFFRKINKKIPSALIVVVLGILIMKYFGTSFNDVSIVKDIPSGLPFFGVPEFDLEQIKELLPIAFTLVMVGYLETISIGKSLEAKQDEYRIRPNQELIALGLANMVGSLFKAYPSTSSFSRSAINQESGAKTGMAALISVVMVIITLLFLTPLFYHLPKTVLAAIIIVAVFNLINFKEAAFLWKANNLDFWLMLATFLATLLLGIEYGIMAGVGLSLIVLIYRTSKPYITELGKVPDSNFYRNKNRFEEVIIDDDILVFRFDAQIFYANSNYFRDHLDLMADKKGKALKLIVLDAESINRVDSTGVEMLKERIKFYQKKGVEFYFAGVKGPVRDDLFRSGILDIITINHFFMRANQAVKFYKTGCRKHQEKYAKYIHQAYK from the coding sequence ATGAACATAAAAAAAGTAATACCAATTTTAGAATGGTTACCAAACTACAACAAATCACTTTTTAAAGGAGATTTAGTTGCAGGGATTACTGTTGGTATTGTTTTAATTCCACAAGGAATTGCGTATGCACTTATTGCAGGTTTACCTCCTATTTATGGTTTGTATTGTGCCTTAGTTCCACAAGTTATGTATGCTATATTTGGTTCTTCTAGACAAGTGGCAATTGGGCCAGTTGCAATGGATTCCTTAATTGTGGCAACAGGAGTTTCTACATTAGCTTTAGCAGGTTCAGAAAGTTATATTTCGATTGCAATTTTATTGGCATTATTAGTAGGTTCCATTCAATTTATATTGGGTATTTTTAGTTTAGGATTTATTGTAAACTTCTTATCAAAACCAGTAATTACTGGCTTTACATCTGCAGTTGCATTAATTATTGGTGTAAATCAATTTAGAAATTTACTGGGTGTAGATTTTATGCAAAGTGATCAAATACAGTATATTATAGAAGATATTTGGTTTCAAATTACGAATTACAATATTCATACAACAGTAATTGGTTTGATATCTGTTAGTATTATTATCTTTTTTAGAAAGATAAATAAAAAAATACCAAGTGCGCTAATTGTTGTTGTACTTGGAATTTTAATAATGAAATACTTTGGAACAAGTTTTAATGATGTTTCAATTGTAAAAGATATTCCATCTGGATTGCCCTTTTTTGGAGTGCCAGAATTCGACTTAGAACAAATAAAAGAATTGTTACCAATTGCATTTACGTTAGTAATGGTTGGTTATTTAGAAACCATTTCCATAGGTAAATCTTTAGAAGCAAAACAAGACGAATATAGAATAAGACCAAACCAAGAATTAATTGCTTTAGGTTTGGCAAATATGGTTGGGTCTTTATTTAAAGCATATCCATCAACCTCTAGTTTTTCAAGATCTGCAATTAACCAAGAAAGTGGAGCAAAAACAGGAATGGCAGCTTTAATTTCTGTTGTAATGGTAATTATAACATTACTTTTTTTAACGCCATTATTTTATCATTTACCAAAAACGGTTTTAGCTGCCATTATTATTGTAGCAGTTTTTAATTTAATCAATTTTAAAGAAGCAGCTTTTTTATGGAAAGCCAATAATTTAGATTTTTGGTTGATGTTAGCAACGTTTTTGGCAACATTACTCTTAGGAATAGAATATGGAATAATGGCAGGAGTGGGTTTATCACTAATCGTTCTAATATACAGAACGTCTAAACCTTACATTACTGAATTAGGCAAAGTGCCAGACTCTAATTTTTATAGAAACAAAAACCGTTTTGAAGAAGTAATTATAGATGATGATATTTTAGTTTTCAGGTTTGATGCACAAATATTCTATGCCAATTCTAATTATTTTAGAGATCATTTAGATTTAATGGCGGATAAAAAAGGGAAAGCATTAAAATTAATTGTATTAGATGCAGAAAGCATCAATAGAGTAGATAGTACTGGAGTAGAAATGTTAAAAGAACGCATTAAGTTTTATCAAAAGAAAGGTGTAGAATTTTATTTTGCAGGTGTAAAAGGTCCTGTGAGAGACGATTTGTTTAGAAGTGGTATTTTAGATATTATCACCATCAATCATTTTTTTATGAGAGCCAATCAAGCTGTAAAATTTTATAAAACTGGCTGCAGAAAACATCAAGAAAAGTACGCAAAATACATCCACCAAGCATATAAATAA
- the ruvB gene encoding Holliday junction branch migration DNA helicase RuvB → MNENLNPENTNLSNEDLDVEKKLRPLSFEDFAGQDQAIDNLKIFVEAANQRGEALDHTLFHGPPGLGKTTLAHILANELQVGIKVTSGPVLDKPGDLAGLLTNLDERDVLFIDEIHRLSPIVEEYLYSAMEDYKIDIMIESGPNARTVQINLEPFTLIGATTRSGLLTAPMRARFGISSRLHYYTTELLTTIIQRSSHILGVPISMEAAIEIAGRSRGTPRIANALLRRVRDFAQIKGDGNISIEIAKYALKALNVDAHGLDEMDNKILATIIDKFKGGPVGLSTIATAVSENTETIEEVYEPFLIQQGFIMRTPRGREVTELAYTHLGRVKGRNQGELF, encoded by the coding sequence ATGAACGAAAACTTGAATCCTGAAAATACGAATTTATCAAACGAAGATTTAGATGTAGAAAAAAAATTACGTCCACTTTCTTTTGAAGATTTTGCAGGTCAAGATCAAGCTATAGATAATCTAAAAATATTTGTTGAAGCAGCTAATCAAAGAGGAGAAGCTTTAGATCATACCTTATTTCATGGTCCTCCTGGATTAGGGAAAACAACGCTTGCGCATATTTTAGCAAACGAATTACAAGTTGGCATTAAAGTAACATCAGGTCCAGTTTTAGACAAACCAGGAGATCTTGCAGGATTATTAACAAATCTTGATGAAAGAGATGTGCTATTTATAGATGAAATTCATAGATTAAGCCCAATTGTAGAAGAGTATTTATATTCTGCAATGGAAGATTACAAGATTGATATTATGATTGAATCTGGTCCAAATGCCAGAACTGTTCAAATCAATTTAGAGCCATTTACATTAATTGGTGCAACTACAAGATCTGGTTTATTAACAGCACCAATGAGAGCTCGTTTTGGAATTAGCAGTAGATTACATTATTATACCACAGAATTACTAACAACTATTATTCAGAGAAGTTCACATATATTAGGGGTTCCTATTTCTATGGAAGCTGCTATAGAAATTGCAGGTAGAAGTAGAGGAACTCCAAGAATTGCAAACGCTTTATTAAGAAGAGTAAGAGATTTTGCTCAAATAAAAGGCGATGGAAATATTAGTATTGAAATTGCAAAATATGCTTTAAAGGCTTTAAATGTTGATGCTCATGGTTTAGATGAAATGGACAATAAAATTTTAGCCACCATTATTGATAAATTTAAAGGAGGACCAGTAGGTTTAAGTACCATTGCAACTGCAGTATCAGAAAATACAGAAACTATAGAAGAAGTATATGAACCTTTTTTAATTCAGCAAGGTTTTATTATGAGAACTCCTAGAGGAAGAGAAGTTACAGAATTAGCTTATACACATTTAGGAAGAGTAAAAGGAAGAAATCAAGGAGAACTTTTTTAA
- a CDS encoding cytochrome c oxidase subunit I, whose translation MSEHHHKETFVTKYIFSQDHKMISKQFLITGMFMGIIAVLMSMLFRLQLAWPDTSFSIVEAFLGRHQTDGIMSPDIYLALVTIHGTIMVFFVLTAGLSGTFSNLLIPLQIGARDMASGFLNMISYWLFFLSSIIMVISLFVEAGPASAGWTIYPPLSALPQAIPGSGAGMTLWLVSMSIFIASSLIGALNYIVTVLNLRTKGMKMTRLPLTIWAFFITAIIGVVSFPVLLSAALLLVFDRSFGTSFYLSDIFISGEVLHYQGGSPVLFEHLFWFLGHPEVYIVLLPALGITSEVISTNARKPIFGYRAMVMSIMAIAFLSTIVWGHHMFISGMNPFLGSVFTFTTLLIAIPSAVKAFNYVTTLWKGNLQLNPAMLFSIGLVSTFVTGGLTGLVLGDSALDINIHDTYFVVAHFHLVMGVSAIFGMFAGVYHWFPKMYGRLMNKTLGYWHFWITIVCAYGVFWPMHFIGLAGLPRRYYSNTAFPMFDDLADINIVITIFALVGGLAQIIFISNYFISIYRGEKATQNPWKSNTLEWTTPVEHIHGNWPGKLPVVHRWAYDYSKRVDPNDDDSDYLHGQDFVLQTTPLLEGEEES comes from the coding sequence ATGTCAGAACATCATCATAAAGAAACATTTGTAACAAAATATATTTTTAGTCAAGATCATAAAATGATTTCTAAACAATTCCTTATTACTGGAATGTTTATGGGAATTATTGCAGTTCTAATGTCAATGTTATTTCGTTTACAATTAGCTTGGCCAGATACATCATTTTCTATTGTTGAAGCTTTCTTAGGAAGACATCAAACAGATGGAATTATGAGTCCAGATATATATTTGGCTTTGGTAACCATACATGGTACAATCATGGTATTTTTTGTACTAACAGCTGGTTTAAGTGGTACCTTTTCTAACTTATTAATTCCTTTGCAAATTGGAGCTAGAGATATGGCTTCTGGTTTTTTAAATATGATATCTTATTGGTTATTCTTTTTATCTAGTATAATCATGGTTATATCGCTATTTGTTGAAGCTGGACCAGCATCTGCAGGTTGGACGATTTATCCTCCATTAAGTGCTTTACCACAAGCAATTCCTGGTTCAGGAGCTGGTATGACACTTTGGTTGGTTTCTATGTCAATCTTTATTGCTTCTTCTTTAATTGGTGCACTTAACTATATTGTTACTGTACTTAATTTAAGAACTAAAGGAATGAAAATGACAAGATTGCCATTAACAATTTGGGCTTTCTTTATTACAGCAATCATTGGAGTTGTTTCTTTCCCTGTTTTATTATCAGCAGCTTTATTATTAGTTTTTGATAGAAGTTTTGGAACATCTTTCTACTTATCAGATATATTTATTTCTGGAGAAGTTTTACATTATCAAGGTGGATCTCCAGTCTTATTTGAACATTTATTCTGGTTCTTAGGACATCCAGAAGTGTACATTGTATTATTACCTGCATTAGGTATAACTTCTGAAGTTATATCTACCAACGCAAGAAAACCAATTTTTGGATATAGAGCAATGGTTATGTCAATTATGGCAATTGCATTCTTATCAACAATTGTTTGGGGTCACCACATGTTTATTTCAGGTATGAATCCATTTTTAGGTTCAGTCTTTACATTTACTACGTTGTTAATTGCAATTCCATCAGCAGTAAAAGCATTTAACTATGTTACTACTTTATGGAAAGGAAATTTACAGCTAAACCCAGCAATGTTATTTTCTATTGGTTTGGTATCTACCTTTGTTACTGGTGGTTTAACAGGTCTAGTTTTAGGAGATTCTGCATTAGATATTAATATTCATGATACGTATTTTGTGGTTGCTCACTTCCACTTAGTAATGGGTGTTTCTGCAATATTTGGTATGTTTGCAGGTGTTTATCATTGGTTTCCAAAAATGTATGGTAGATTGATGAATAAAACATTAGGTTATTGGCACTTTTGGATTACAATAGTCTGTGCGTATGGAGTATTTTGGCCAATGCATTTTATTGGTTTAGCAGGTTTACCAAGAAGATATTATTCGAATACTGCTTTTCCTATGTTCGATGATTTAGCTGACATAAATATTGTGATTACAATATTTGCTTTAGTAGGTGGTTTAGCTCAAATTATATTTATATCGAATTATTTTATATCAATTTATAGAGGAGAAAAAGCAACTCAAAATCCTTGGAAATCTAACACATTAGAATGGACAACTCCAGTAGAACATATACATGGAAACTGGCCAGGAAAATTACCTGTGGTTCATAGATGGGCTTATGATTATAGTAAGAGAGTAGATCCAAATGATGACGATAGTGATTATTTACATGGCCAAGATTTTGTATTACAAACAACTCCACTTTTAGAGGGAGAAGAAGAATCTTAA